A window of Mycolicibacterium holsaticum DSM 44478 = JCM 12374 genomic DNA:
ACGCAGGCCAGCACCTCTTCGTAGCCGCGCGCGAACACGAACGGATCGCCGCCTTTGAGCCGCACGACGAACTTGCCGGCCCTGGCCCGCTCGATCAGCACGTCGTTGATCGCGTCCTGGGCCATCGCGCGCCCGTACGGGATCTTGGCGGCGTCGATCACCTCGACGTGCGGCGCCAGTTCGGCAAGCAGTTCCTGGGGGGCGAGGCGGTCGGCGACGACGACGTCGGCGTGTGAGAGCAGCCGCCGGCCGCGCACGGTGATCAGCTCGGGATCGCCGGGTCCGCCGCCGACCAGGGCGATACCGCCCGCAACGACGCCGGGCGTGTCGCCGGGGGCGATCAGCCCGCTCTGCATCGCCTCGTGGATCGCCGACCGGATGGCCGCCGAGCGCCGGTGTTCGCCGCCGGCCAGCACACCGACCGAAAGACCTTCGTACTCGAACGACGCCGGTGTCACCGCGGTGCCCTCCCGCGCCACGTCGGCGCGCACGCAGAAGATGCGGTGCCGTTCGGCTTCGGCGACGACGGCGGCGTTCACGGCCGGATCGTCGGTGGCCGCGATGACGTACCAGGCGCCCTCGAGATCGCCGTCGCGAAAATCCCTGAGTTCAAGGGTTATTCCGGGTCGCTGCCTGCTGAGGGCCTCGACCGCCGGGGTGGCTGCGCGGGTGATGACGTGCACGTCGGCGCCGTTGGCCACCAGCAGCGGCAGCCTGCGCTGCGCCACCGTACCGCCCCCGACGACGACGACTTTCTTACCGGTCAGGCGCAGGCCGACAAGGTAGGCGATCTCGCTCACCGTGCGAGCCTAGAGGTTGCGGCCGCGTCCGAACATTCGCGGCCCGCCGCGTCCGAACATTCGCGGCCCGCCGCGTCCGAACATTCGCGGCCCGCCGCGGCTACGAAACGGGCGATCGCCCCCGGATGGGCGGCCGGGTGGGTGTGCAGATAGCCGGCGTGCACGCCGGCGTCGACGGCACCGTCGCGCACGCCCGTCTCCGTGTTGCCCGCGTAAACCCACGCGGGCGGGTAGCTGTCGGTGAACTCGACTGTGGTGCGGTGAAATTCGTGTCCCATGATCCGTTCGCCGACGGTGTGCAACGGCGACTCGGCGACGGCGACGCCCTGCCGGTAGCCCAGGGTGAGCCGGTCGGTGAAGCGCGCAGAGCCAGACAGCGCGCCGCACATCGGGTACCCGTCGAGTTCGTCGACCAGGTAGGTCAGGCCGGCGCATTCGGCGTGTACCGGTGCGCCGGATGCGGCGAGCGCCTTGATCTGTTGGCGCACAAGGTCGTTGCCCGACAGTTCGGTGGCGAACTGCTCGGGGAACCCGCCGGGGATGACCAGTGCGGCGGTGTCGGGCGGCAGCGGATCGGTCAGCGGATCGAACTCGACCACCTCGGCGCCGGCGGCCGCCAGCAGTTCACGGTGTTCGGCGTAGCCGAAGCTGAATGCCTTGCCCGCCGCGAACGCGACGGTGACACCGGTCACGGCGGCGTCGTTCACGGCGGGCTCCCACGGTTCGTCGGCCACCTCGCAGGCGGCCACCGCCGCCAGGCCCGCGAGATCGACGTGGCGCGCCACCAGCGCGATCATCGCATCCACCGCGGCGCGCGCCCGCTCACCGTGCTCGACGGCGGTGACAAGCCCGAGATGTCTTGAGGGAAGCGATAGTTCGTCGGTGCGCGGAAGGGCGCCGAACACCGGGACACCGGCGTATTCACACGCCTGACGCAGCACCTCTTCGTGGCGGGCCGATCCGACCCGGTTCAGGATGACCCCCGCGATTCGCACCGACCGGTCGAACGTCGAAAAGCCGTGCAGCAGCGCGGCGATACTGTGGCTCTGGCCGCGGGCGTCGACGACCAGGACGACCGGCGCGCGCAGCATGCCCGCAACCTGGGCCGTGGAACCGGCGGCGGTGCCCGACGGGTTGGCGTTGTCATCGATGCGCCCGTCGAACAAGCCCATGACCCCTTCGATGACCGCGATGTCGGCGCCTGCGCTGCCGTGCCGGTACAGCGGGCCGATCAGGTGCTCGCCGACCAGCACCGGGTCCAGGTTGCGCCCGGGCCGGTGCGCGGCCAGCGTGTGGTAGCCGGGGTCGATGTAGTCGGGTCCGACCTTGAACGGCGCGACGACGTGTCCCGCGCGCCGCAGCGCACCCATCAAACCCGTTGCCACAGTCGTCTTTCCGCTACCGGACGCCGGTGCGGCCACAACAAGGGCAGGCGTCACCACTCGATGCCCTTCTGGCCCTTGCGGCCGACGTCCATGGGGTGCTTGACCTTGGTCATCTCGGTGACCAGGTCGGCGGCGTCGAGCAGGGCGGGCGGGGCGTGGCGGCCGGTGATGACGACGTGCTGCGTGCCGGGACGGGCCGTCAACGTGGCGACCACTTCGTCGACGTCGACCCAGCCCCACTTCAGCGGGTAGGTGAACTCGTCGAGCACATAGAAATCGTGGCGCTGCTCGGCGAGTCGGCGCGCGATCTCGGCCCAGCCGTCGGAGGCGGCCGCGGCGTGATCGTCGTCGCTGCCGGATTTGCGCGTCCACGACCAGCCCGAGCCCATCTTGTGCCACTCCACGGGGCCGCCGACGCCCTGCTCGTCGTGCAGGCGACCCAGTTGGCGAAACGCCGCCTCCTCGCCGACCTTCCACTTGGCACTCTTGACGAACTGGAACACCGCGACGTCGAAACCCTGGTTCCAGGCCCGCAGCGCCATCCCGAACGCCGCGGTGGACTTGCCCTTACCCGCGCCGGTGTGCACCGCGAGCAGCGGGGCGTTGCGCCGTGCCCGGGTGGTCAACCCGTCGTCGGGAACGCTGAGCGGTTGGCCCTGCGGCATGTCGAACACTCCCCTACTTCGTGTGGATCCCAGATCAGGCGGCGGTGCGGATCACGTCGGTGAGGTTGTCGGCGCGCAGTTGCGCCAGCCGCACCGCGGGCGCACCCAGCTGATCGGCCAGCTGCTGGGCCAAACCCAGTCGCACATAGGACGTTTCACAGTCGACCACGACGGCCGCCGCTCCCTCGGCCACCAGCCGGGCCGCGGCTTGGCGGGTGCGTCCCAGCGGGTCGGGACCACCGGTCGCGCGCCCGTCGGTGAGCACCACCACCAGGCTGCGTCGCGCCCGATCCCGCGCCTTCTCCCGGACCACCACATCGCGCGCGGCCAACAGGCCTTGTGCCAGCGGTGTTTTCCCGCCGGTATCGAAGCGGGCCAACCGGCGGCTGGCGATGTGCACCGACGACGTCGGCGGCAACAGCAGCTGGGCGTCCTGCTGGCGGAACGTGATCACCGCGACCTTGTCGCGGCGCTGGTAGGCATCGCGCAGCAGCGACAGCGCGGCACCGCCCACGGCTGCCATCCGGTCGCGCGCGGCCATCGACCCCGACGCGTCGACGACGAAGATCACCAGGTTGCCCTCCCGGCCCTCCCGGATGGCGCGGCGCACGTCGTCAGGCCCCGGACGCGGCCGGCCCGCGCCACGTTGGCGCTCCGCGGCGGCCAGCACCGTGCCGAACACGTGCACGCCGTGGCCAGCCTCCCGGTCGGGGGTGGCCGCGATCGTCTTACCGGTGCGGTTGCGTGCCCGCGACCGACGGCCGGGTGCGCCCTCCCCCACCCCGGGAACCACCAGCGAACGCGTCCGGTACACCGCCGACGGCGACGCGCTCGGCTTGGTGGTGCTGCTCGTGCTGCCTTGCGGCCCAGTATCTCCGGGGGTCGCCTCGCCGCCGCCAGGCGGATCGAAGTCCGGATCCGGGTCGGGCTCGGGTTCCTGTTCCGGTTCGGCGGACTGACCGGCCTCTTCCATCGCCTGGTCGAGCTGTTCGGGATCCAGCCCGGGATCGTCGAACGGATCGCGGCGCCGACGGTGCGGTAACGCCAGCTCGGCTGCGACCCGAATGTCTTCTTCGACGACGGTGTCGGCGCCCCGCCATGCGGCATGGGCCACGGCCGTGCGCGCGACCACGAGGTCGGCGCGCATACCGTCGACGTCGAACGCTGCGCACAGCGCTGCGATACGCCGTAACTCGCTGTCCGGCAACGTCACTGCGTTGACGGCCGCGCGGGCGGTGGCGATCCGCCGGGCCAGCTCGGCGTCGTCGCCGGCGTAGGACCCGGCGAACCCCGTCGGATCGGCCTCGTAGGCCATGCGCTGCCGGATGACGTCGACGCGGACGTCGACGTCGCGGGAGGCCCGCACGTCCACGGTCAGGCCGAACCTGTCCAGCAGCTGCGGACGCAGTTCGCCCTCTTCGGGATTCATGGTGCCGATGAGCACGAAGCGGGCGTCGTGGCTGTGCGAGACGCCGTCGCGTTCGATGTGCACCCGACCCATCGCCGCCGCGTCCAGCAGCACGTCGACCAGGTGGTCGTGCAGCAGGTTCACCTCGTCGACGTAGAGCACGCCGCCGTGCGCGCGGGCCAGCAGCCCCGGTGAGAACGCATGCTCGCCGTCGCGCAGCACCTTCTGCAGGTCCAGCGAGCCGACCACGCGGTCTTCGGTGGCGCCGATCGGCAACTCGACCAGCGACGCCCCCTCGTCCACGGCGGCCAGTACCGCGGCCAGGCCGCGCACGGCGGTCGACTTCGCGGTGCCCTTCTCCCCCCGGATCAGCACACCGCCGATGTCCGGGCGAATCGCGCACAACACCAGGGCCAGCCGTAACCGGTCGTGGCCGACGATCGCGCTGAACGGGTACGTCATCGCTTCACCATCGGCACATGAGGGATGCCGTCGTCAAGAAACTCTTCGCCGTCACGGACGAACCCGTGGTGGGCATACATCTCCTCCAGGTAGATCTGCGCGTCGATGCGGCACGGGTAGTCGCCGACTTCGGCCAGCGCGGCCTGCAGCAGCCGGGTGGCCTGGCCCTGTCCGCGCGCGTCGCGTTTGGTGCACACCCGGCCGATCCGAAATCCTTTCTGCCCACCCGGATGTTCCTCCATCAGCCGCAGCGTGCAGATGACTTCGCCGTCGGCGCCTTCCAGCCAGAAGTGCCGGGTCTCGGCGAGCAGGTCACGACCGTCCAGCTCGGGATAGGGGGTGGCCTGCTCGACGACGAACACCTCGACGCGCAGCTTGAGCAGCTCGTAGAGCGTCGCGGCGTCGAGGTCCTTGGCCCAACTGCGACGCAGCGCGACGGTCATTGCGCGGCCACCGCCATCGGTACGTGGTCAGGCACTGGTTGTCGGTCCTCCGTCGTCGCATCACCCGTTGGGCACAGTCATCTCAGGTTAGCCCGCCGCGTTAACGGGAAACCGCCGCCCGTATGTCGGCGACTAAGGTTGCAAGCGTGCCCGAATGGCAGGCCGATGTGCTGCCCGGTTACCGGCAGCATTCGTTTCTGCTCGGTACCGACCCCGACGGGGAAGGTGAGCTGGTGGCCACCCTGGTGCGCCGCGGGGCGGCCGACCCGGCGGCGACCCGCGCCGTGCTGCTGGTGCACGGGTTCACCGACTACTTCTTCAACACCGAACTCGCGGATCACTTCGCCGCGCGCGGCTTCGCGTTCTACGCGTTGGATCTGCACAAATGCGGCCGGTCCTGGCGCGAGGGGCAGACACCGCACTTCACCACCGACCTGTCGCGGTACGACACCGAACTCGAACAGGCGCTCGACGTGATCGCCACCGAGCTGCAGGCGGCCAGCGTGCTGGTCTACGGGCACTCGGCGGGCGGTCTGATCGTGTCGCTGTGGCTGGACCGGCTGCGCCGCCGGGGCCTGACCGCACGCAAGCGGGTGGCCGGCCTGGTCCTCAACAGCCCGTGGCTGGATCTGCAGGGGCCGGCGGTGCTGCGCACGGTGCCGACGACCGCGGCGATCCGCGCGGCATCGCGCTGGCGCAAGCGCATGATCGTGCGTCGTCCCGCCGACGGTGGCTACGGCGCGACGCTGCATCGCGACTATTACGGCGAATTCGACTACGACCTGAAATGGAAACCGATCGGCGGGTTTCCGGTGACGCTCGGCTGGCTGCACGCCATCCGGCGCGGCCAAGCCCGGCTGCACCGCGGCCTCGACGTCGGGGTGCCCAACCTCATCCTGCGCTCGGACCGCAGCGTGCGAGAGGTCACCGACCAGGTCGAGACGATCCAACGCGGCGACGCGGTACTGGATGTCGGTCAGATCGCCCGATGGGCGGGCTGTATCGGCAACCGCAGCACCGTTGTGCCGATCGTCGACGCCAAACATGACGTGTTCCTGTCCGTCCCGCAGTCCCGCCAGCAGGCCTACCGCGAGCTCGACCGGTGGCTCGACTGGTACGTGAACGAATCACCGGACACCGTCCCGCAATCCGAACGAGGATGAACACCATGGCCCACTTCGACATCGCGATCATCGGCACCGGTTCGGGCAACTCGATTCTCGACGAGCGCTACACCGACAAGACGGTGGCGATCTGCGAACAAGGGGTGTTCGGCGGTACCTGCCTCAACGTCGGCTGCATCCCGACGAAGATGTTCGTCTACGCCGCCGACATCGCCCAACACATCAGGGAGTCAGCGCGATACGGCGTCGACGCCGAGCTCGAGGGGGTGCGGTGGCCCGACATCGTCTCGCGGGTCTTCGGCCGCGTCGATCCGATCGCGCTCAGCGGCGAGAACTACCGCCGTGCATCACCCAACGTCGAGGTGTTCGCCAGCCATACCCGGTTCGGGCCGACGAGACCCGACGGCCGCTACACGCTGCGCACGGCCGACGGCGACGAGTTCACCGCCGATCAGGTCGTGGTCGCGGCCGGCTCACGGGCGGTGATTCCGGAAGCCATCGCCGAATGCGGGGTGCCCTACCACACCAGCGACACCATCATGCGCATCGCCGACGTGCCCGAACATCTGATCATCGTCGGCGGCGGCTTCATCGGCTGCGAGTTCGCCCACATCTTCTCCGCGCTGGGCAGTCAGGTCACCCTGTTGCTGCGCGGTAGCACGCTGCTGCGCGGCCACGACGACGAAATCACCATGCGCTTCACTGATCTCGCGGCCAAGAAGTGGTCGATCCGCGACCATCACGAAGTGGCCGACGCGCGGCGAGTCGGCGACGGTGTCGAGATCACGTGTCAGGACGGCACCAAGGTGCGCGGTGACGCGCTGCTGGTGGCGACCGGCCGGGTGCCCAACGGTGATCTGCTCGACGCCGAACAGGCCGGGGTCAAGGTGACCGGCGACGGCCGCGTCGTCGTCGACGAGTACCAGCGAACCACCGCCCGGGGTGTTTTCGCCCTCGGTGACGTGTCGTCGGAGTACCAGCTCAAACACGTGGCCAACCACGAAGCCCGGGTGGTGCGACACAACCTGCTGCAGGACTGGGACGACACCGACGCGCTGATGACCTCCGATCACCGCTACGTGCCGTCGGCGGTGTTCACCGACCCGCAGATCGCCAGCGTCGGGCTCACCGAAAACCAGGCGCGGGCACAGGGTTTCGATGTCCGGGTCAAAGTGCAGGACTACGGCGACGTCGCCTACGGATGGGCGATGGAAGACACCACCGGCATCGTCAAGGTGATCGTCGACGGTGACACCGGCCTCATCCTGGGCGCACACATCATGGGCCACCAGGCGTCGTCGCTGATTCAGCCCGTTATTCAGGCGATGAGTTTCGGCCTGCCGGCCCAGGAGATGGCGCGCGGTCAGTACTGGATCCACCCCGCGCTGCCCGAGGTCGTCGAGAACGCGTTGCTGGCGCTGTGCGGTGAACCGCCGTGGCCGCCGTCGAAGCGGCACTAGCGGTTGGGTGCGATCAGGTGGTGACCGAGAACCCCCACGGCAGCTCGAGGCGGTGCGCGGCGAGCAGGTCGGCGTCGGCGAGGATCTCGTTGATCGCGCCGTCGGCGACGATGACACCGCTGTCCATCACGACCGCCCGCTCGCACAGTTGGGCCGCATAGGGCAGGTCGTGGGTGACGATCAGCATCGTGGCCTCCAGCCCGGCCAGCGCCTCGGCCAGCTCCCGGCGCGCGACCGGGTCGAGATTGGCCGACGGTTCGTCGAGAACGAGAATGTCGGGCTCGCAGGCCAACACGGTGGCCAGCGCGGCGCGCCTGCGCTGCCCGGCGGACAGATGCGTCGGGCTGCGGTCGGCGTGGTCGGCCAACGACACCGCGTCCAACGCCCGGGTCACGCGGGTGGCCAGCGCGTCACCGCGCACACCGAAATTGGCCGGGCCGAACGCGACGTCCTGCGCGACGGTCGGCATGAACAGCTGGTCGTCGGGGTCCTGGAACACCAACCCGACCCGTCGGCGGATGTCTTGAACCGTCTTGCGGTTCAACGGGATACCGCAGATCTCGACCGCACCGGACGTGGCGGTGAGCACACCGTTGAGGTGCAGCATCAGCGTGGTCTTACCCGCGCCGTTGGGGCCCAGGACGGCGATCCGCTCGCCGGGTGCGACGGTGAGGTCGACATGGTCGAGCGCGACCTGCCCGTCGGGGTAGACGTAGCGCAACGCCTCGATGTCGATCGCCGTCATCGCGTCACCCACGCCAGCACCGAAACCGCGACGGCGGCGTACGCCGGGATCAGCGCGACGGCCCACTGCGCGGCGGCCGCCCGCGGCGGCGCCCCGATGACCGCCAGATCCGGTGCCCTGCCGTCGAATCCGCGGGACAGCATCGCGACGTACACCCGCTCACCACGCTCGTAGGACCGCAGGAACAACGCACCGATGCCCTTGGCGATCGCACCGGCCTGATGCAGTGCCCGCGGGGAGTCGCCGCGCGAGATCCGGGCCATCCGCATCCGGCCGGCCTCAGCGGCCAGCAGGTCGACGTATCGGATCATCAGCACCAGCACCGACGTCGCCACGGCGGGCACACCCAGCCGGCCCAGCGCGGCGGGCAACTCGGTCGTCGAGGTAGTGGCCGCGACGGTCAGCGCGGCGGCCACGCCGAGCGTGCCCTTGATGACGATGCCCCACGCAGCCCACAGCCCGCTCACCGAAAGCTGCAGTCCGGCAACCTCGACGCCGGTACCGCCCTCGGCGAACGGCAGCAGCACCGCCAGCACCAGAAACGGGGCCTCGATCAGCATCCGCGGCAGCACCCAGCGCAGCGGGATCCGCGCCAGCCGCCACACCGCGACGATGACCGTCGCGTAAACGGCGAACGGCCAGAACATCTCCCGCGGGGTGGCCACGACGGCGAGCACGAACACCAGCAGGCAGACGATCTTCACCTCGGCGGGTGCCCGGTGCACCGCCGAATCGTCGTGGCGGTAGAGCGGGTGGGCACCAGCGCCCATCGCTAGCGTCGGCTCTCGGCGTCGTCGCCGGTCCGGCGGGTGCGGCTGATCAACCAGAACGCCGAGCCCGCGACCACGACCGTGGCCAGCACCCCGACGATCCCGGCCAGTCCACCGGTGCCGTCACGTCCGCCGATCGCGTAGTCGGCCAGCGGTGACGCCGCGAGGCCATGCTCGTCGGCGTGCTGGGCGATGCAGTCGCCGCGCAACTGCTCACCGTCGGCGGTCTCGATGACCTCGCAGCCGCGCAGCGTCGTGGCGTCCAGGCCGTCCGGGCTGGAGCTGGCGAAGTACGACACCACCCCCGCGATCAGCAGCGTGACGACCGCGAACCCGACCCAGAACTGCCAACGCGACTTCATGCGGGCACCCCGGTGCGTGCCCGGCGCAGAAGGTAGACCAGATCGGGGCGCGCCCGCGCGACCGCCATCACGGTCACCGCGGTGATCAGGCCCTCACCGACTCCGATCAGCGCGTGGGTGCCCAGCATGTAGCCGGTGACCGCGCCCATCGACGTGGCCGAAGCTCCACCGATCGCGTACTCGACGACGAATCCCATTGCCGCGCACACGGTGCCGACCAGCCCAGCGATAAAAGCCACGATGCCCAGGGCGCCTACCGGGATTTCCGCGCGCCTGCGGGCCAGGCTGTACAGCGCCACCGCCGTCGCGTAGCCGGCCGCGACGCCGATGACCGCCATGTTGATGATGTTGGTGCCCAGCGCGGTGACGCCGCCATCGGCGAACAGCAGCGACTGCACCACCAGCACGATCGCGATGCACAGCGCCCCGGTGTACGGACCGACCAGGATCGCCGCCAGCGCGCCACCCAGCAGGTGGCCGCTGACGCCGGGCAGAATCGGGAAGTTGATCATCTGCACCGCGAAGATGAACGCCGCGACGAGACCGGCCAACGGCACGGTGCGCTCGTCGAGTTCGGTGCGCGCCTTCATCGCGCTGAACCCGACGACGACCACCGCGATGAGGCCGCACACCGCCGACGTCGGCGCGTTGACGATGCCGTCGCTCATATGCATGGCGACGTGTTGGACAGTCACCACCCGAGCCTAAGACCGGGCACCTATATATGTCTAGCTGAACAGGTGTTCATGTGAACGTGGCGGGCTCCCGCTTTGTCGCGGTGACCAGCAGGTACTCCGCCTCCCAGTACGCCCGCCCCGGCTGGCCGCGGTTCCAGTCGGTGAGGAAGTCGAGGAAGTCACGGTCGAGCGCCTGGACCTGATCGGGCCGACCGGCGTTGAACGCGTACGTCGCGATGGTGGGGCCGTAGTTGCGTTTCCAGTACTCGCGGAACTCTGTCGGGTCGGCACACCCGTCGAGTACGACGGTCTGCCGTCGCATCGTCAGGGCGCTGACCCGGTCACCGAACAGGGCCAAGACGTACGCCTCGTCGCCCCACAGCGGCGGCGCGACGGCACCCGGTGGTGGCGGCGGGGCGTACGGCTTCATCGTCGCGAACAGGTTTCCGATGAAACCCTGCGGCGTCCAGTTGATCATCGCGATCGTCCCGCCGGGACGTACCACCCGAACCATCTCGTCGGCAGCGGCCTGGTGATGCGGAGCGAACATCACACCGACACAGGACATCACGATGTCAAAGCTGCTGTCGGCGAACGGCAACGCCTCGGCATCGGCTTCGACCCATTCCAACTCGACACCGTGCTGGTCGGCGGATGTCTTTCCGGGTGCGAAGAGTTCCGGTGTGAGATCGCTGGCGGTGACGATGCCGCCGGCGGCCGCGGCTGGGATCGACGCGTTGCCGGAGCCGGCTGCCACGTCGAGGACCCGGTCGCCCGGTCGAACGCCGCAGGCACGTACGAGTTCTCGGCCCAACTCCGCGATCATCTGCGTGGCCAACGCCGGGTAATCGCCGGACGCCCACATCGTCCGGTGGTTTGCCTTCAGTTTCCGGTCTGCTTCGACGTCGACAGCAGTCATTTCGATCTCCTTCGGGTTTGGTGAGTGACGATTCCAGGTTGCGGCCCCGACGTTCGGCAGGCCTTCGACCATCGTGAAATCGCCTGCTCATTCGTCGGTCGCGTCGGCATGAGTGCTGCGAGCCGGGCTCGACGAGCACATTTCATGAACGCGTCAGCGTCACCGAAACGTCTCCGCACACCGTTGAACCGTCTATCCCAAGCCGTAATGCGGCTCATCAGAACAGGAGAAGTGAAATGAAAGCACGAAAAGCAGTGGCATGGATGACGAGTGGTGCGGCAGCGGTCGGCACCGCTTTCGGGCTGATGACCGGTCCGGCGCCGGCTTCGGCGGCGCCCGGCCCGACGGGCGCGACGCTGCACATCATCCAGGACCCTCAGAACCAGGGAAACTACCTGCTGGCCATACTTGGACGCTTTCCGATGCCGCAAGCCGACGCGGTCGGCTTCCTCAACAACATCAACAACGGTGACTGCCAAGGCGGTATGAACTACTACGTCTTCGGCGACGACGAGGGAAACGAAGACGCCCGATACATACACTTCAAGCCGGTCCTCGGTGCCCACGACAACCCTGATGGCTACCTGAAGGCGACTTCGCAAGGCTTGGAGTACCGAACCCAGATCCAGCTGAGGAAGAGTTTCTTGAACGAGGACAGCGGCGTTCTCGACGACAACGACGAGATCTATGCCCAAGCGCACTTCAAGGACTCCGATTGTAAGATCAGGATTCAGACCTCGCAGGTCATCACCGGCCTCTTCTGATCCGACGTACGACGGGCCGCCGTACCGCGAAATCAATTGCAGCGGAGGGTGTTGTTTCAGAAGTAGCGCAGCAGCGCGGTACGCGCGCGTGCGACCGCTGCGGCGGCGGTCAGCACGTCGTCGGGGTCTTGGGGCACGGTGGCCATCTGCGCGAGGATCGTCGGCGATGCCTTGCCGGCGTCGACGAGGACACGGTGCAGTGCTCGAGCATCATCTCCGGCACCGAGGCGGACCAGCAACTTCGCCACGTACTGCAGGCTTGGCCACTGATTGCTCCAATCGCCAACCC
This region includes:
- a CDS encoding magnesium chelatase subunit D family protein; this translates as MTYPFSAIVGHDRLRLALVLCAIRPDIGGVLIRGEKGTAKSTAVRGLAAVLAAVDEGASLVELPIGATEDRVVGSLDLQKVLRDGEHAFSPGLLARAHGGVLYVDEVNLLHDHLVDVLLDAAAMGRVHIERDGVSHSHDARFVLIGTMNPEEGELRPQLLDRFGLTVDVRASRDVDVRVDVIRQRMAYEADPTGFAGSYAGDDAELARRIATARAAVNAVTLPDSELRRIAALCAAFDVDGMRADLVVARTAVAHAAWRGADTVVEEDIRVAAELALPHRRRRDPFDDPGLDPEQLDQAMEEAGQSAEPEQEPEPDPDPDFDPPGGGEATPGDTGPQGSTSSTTKPSASPSAVYRTRSLVVPGVGEGAPGRRSRARNRTGKTIAATPDREAGHGVHVFGTVLAAAERQRGAGRPRPGPDDVRRAIREGREGNLVIFVVDASGSMAARDRMAAVGGAALSLLRDAYQRRDKVAVITFRQQDAQLLLPPTSSVHIASRRLARFDTGGKTPLAQGLLAARDVVVREKARDRARRSLVVVLTDGRATGGPDPLGRTRQAAARLVAEGAAAVVVDCETSYVRLGLAQQLADQLGAPAVRLAQLRADNLTDVIRTAA
- the mtr gene encoding mycothione reductase, with translation MAHFDIAIIGTGSGNSILDERYTDKTVAICEQGVFGGTCLNVGCIPTKMFVYAADIAQHIRESARYGVDAELEGVRWPDIVSRVFGRVDPIALSGENYRRASPNVEVFASHTRFGPTRPDGRYTLRTADGDEFTADQVVVAAGSRAVIPEAIAECGVPYHTSDTIMRIADVPEHLIIVGGGFIGCEFAHIFSALGSQVTLLLRGSTLLRGHDDEITMRFTDLAAKKWSIRDHHEVADARRVGDGVEITCQDGTKVRGDALLVATGRVPNGDLLDAEQAGVKVTGDGRVVVDEYQRTTARGVFALGDVSSEYQLKHVANHEARVVRHNLLQDWDDTDALMTSDHRYVPSAVFTDPQIASVGLTENQARAQGFDVRVKVQDYGDVAYGWAMEDTTGIVKVIVDGDTGLILGAHIMGHQASSLIQPVIQAMSFGLPAQEMARGQYWIHPALPEVVENALLALCGEPPWPPSKRH
- the cobO gene encoding cob(I)yrinic acid a,c-diamide adenosyltransferase yields the protein MPQGQPLSVPDDGLTTRARRNAPLLAVHTGAGKGKSTAAFGMALRAWNQGFDVAVFQFVKSAKWKVGEEAAFRQLGRLHDEQGVGGPVEWHKMGSGWSWTRKSGSDDDHAAAASDGWAEIARRLAEQRHDFYVLDEFTYPLKWGWVDVDEVVATLTARPGTQHVVITGRHAPPALLDAADLVTEMTKVKHPMDVGRKGQKGIEW
- the cobA gene encoding uroporphyrinogen-III C-methyltransferase — encoded protein: MSEIAYLVGLRLTGKKVVVVGGGTVAQRRLPLLVANGADVHVITRAATPAVEALSRQRPGITLELRDFRDGDLEGAWYVIAATDDPAVNAAVVAEAERHRIFCVRADVAREGTAVTPASFEYEGLSVGVLAGGEHRRSAAIRSAIHEAMQSGLIAPGDTPGVVAGGIALVGGGPGDPELITVRGRRLLSHADVVVADRLAPQELLAELAPHVEVIDAAKIPYGRAMAQDAINDVLIERARAGKFVVRLKGGDPFVFARGYEEVLACVDAGIPVTVVPGVTSAIAVPALAGVPVTHRGVTHEFVVVSGHVAPGHPESLVNWDALAALSGTIVLLMAVERIELFSNALLAGGRPADTPVLVVQHGTTSAQRTLRATLADAPERIREEGIRPPAIIVIGSVAAFGG
- a CDS encoding alpha/beta hydrolase — its product is MSATKVASVPEWQADVLPGYRQHSFLLGTDPDGEGELVATLVRRGAADPAATRAVLLVHGFTDYFFNTELADHFAARGFAFYALDLHKCGRSWREGQTPHFTTDLSRYDTELEQALDVIATELQAASVLVYGHSAGGLIVSLWLDRLRRRGLTARKRVAGLVLNSPWLDLQGPAVLRTVPTTAAIRAASRWRKRMIVRRPADGGYGATLHRDYYGEFDYDLKWKPIGGFPVTLGWLHAIRRGQARLHRGLDVGVPNLILRSDRSVREVTDQVETIQRGDAVLDVGQIARWAGCIGNRSTVVPIVDAKHDVFLSVPQSRQQAYRELDRWLDWYVNESPDTVPQSERG
- a CDS encoding cobyrinate a,c-diamide synthase, with amino-acid sequence MVTPALVVAAPASGSGKTTVATGLMGALRRAGHVVAPFKVGPDYIDPGYHTLAAHRPGRNLDPVLVGEHLIGPLYRHGSAGADIAVIEGVMGLFDGRIDDNANPSGTAAGSTAQVAGMLRAPVVLVVDARGQSHSIAALLHGFSTFDRSVRIAGVILNRVGSARHEEVLRQACEYAGVPVFGALPRTDELSLPSRHLGLVTAVEHGERARAAVDAMIALVARHVDLAGLAAVAACEVADEPWEPAVNDAAVTGVTVAFAAGKAFSFGYAEHRELLAAAGAEVVEFDPLTDPLPPDTAALVIPGGFPEQFATELSGNDLVRQQIKALAASGAPVHAECAGLTYLVDELDGYPMCGALSGSARFTDRLTLGYRQGVAVAESPLHTVGERIMGHEFHRTTVEFTDSYPPAWVYAGNTETGVRDGAVDAGVHAGYLHTHPAAHPGAIARFVAAAGRECSDAAGRECSDAAGRECSDAAATSRLAR
- a CDS encoding GNAT family N-acetyltransferase; this translates as MTVALRRSWAKDLDAATLYELLKLRVEVFVVEQATPYPELDGRDLLAETRHFWLEGADGEVICTLRLMEEHPGGQKGFRIGRVCTKRDARGQGQATRLLQAALAEVGDYPCRIDAQIYLEEMYAHHGFVRDGEEFLDDGIPHVPMVKR
- a CDS encoding energy-coupling factor ABC transporter ATP-binding protein, which translates into the protein MTAIDIEALRYVYPDGQVALDHVDLTVAPGERIAVLGPNGAGKTTLMLHLNGVLTATSGAVEICGIPLNRKTVQDIRRRVGLVFQDPDDQLFMPTVAQDVAFGPANFGVRGDALATRVTRALDAVSLADHADRSPTHLSAGQRRRAALATVLACEPDILVLDEPSANLDPVARRELAEALAGLEATMLIVTHDLPYAAQLCERAVVMDSGVIVADGAINEILADADLLAAHRLELPWGFSVTT